One Candidatus Komeilibacteria bacterium CG_4_10_14_0_2_um_filter_37_10 genomic window, GAACATATTTACTCCAATTTGTTAAAGATCTATTACAATTTAGACTATCGGTAGCATAATGTCAAGTTGCGAGGATGGTTAATTTTTAGCAATTACCAAAGCCCAAATCTCAGCAGCGCCATTCTCTTTGAGTATTTTTGCTTGTTCATTTAAAGTAGCGCCAGTGGTTATCACGTCGTCTATTAAAATTATTATTCTATTTTGTATTGCATTAGCATGGGTAATTTGAAAACTATTAATCATGTTTTGTAGACGTTTTTCGCGATTGAGTTCTGCTTGATGAGTAGTATTCCTTTTCCTCTGGATAATTCTTTCGTTATAATCAAAGCCAAAGTAGCGAGCGAATATTTTGGCTAATTGGGCTGATTGATTAAAGCCGCGCTCCCATTGACGTTGGCGATGGAGGGGCGTGGGAATGATTAATGGTTTATTTTTTGGATCAATAATTATCTCACCTTGGTTAATAAGTTGTTCAAACTTCTTAATCAAAATAGCGGCTAGTGGTTCAGCCAAGGGCAATAAGTATTGGTATTTGTAAGCCTGGATAGTTTTTTGGATAATAGAATTTTCGTAGTCGGTGCAAATAATTATTTTAGATAAAGCAGTTGTTGATTGGCAGGCAGGGCAAATTTCTGTATTTTTCTGTACCCCCTTACATAAGGGGCACTGTTTTTTATCACGTAAAGTGATTTGCTCCTGGCAGTCGGGACACAAGAGAAAAACATCTTGGTGACAACTACAACAAGTTAGTGGCCAAAGGCAATTCAATATTATTTGACCGAGAGATTTAATAGTAAGCATAAAAAAACAGGATGATAAATTATAACCCTGTTTTTTGGTAATAAATTTAGTTAACTAATATCTTATCTTTGTTGACGGAAATTTTTATCATTGAATTTTCTGTCAGTGGATCAGAAAGCAATTTATTTGCTAGCGGTACCTCTAGATAATCTTGAATAGCGCGACGAATACCCCGTGCTCCTTGTTCAGAGCTAAAGCCCTTTTCCACAATAAAATTAAAAGTTTTGGTAGAAATTTGCGCTTGTAATTTTTGTTTCAATAAACGACTGAGCAATTCGCTGATTTGCAGTTTGGCAATTTTCAGCATATCTTTTTTGCTCAACGGTTTAAAGATGATAGTATCATCAATTCTGTTTAAAAATTCCGGTCGAAAGTATTCTTTTAAATCGGCAAGAATTTTAACACTCAGTTCCTGGTATTTGCTTAAAAGCTCTTGTTCTTTTTGTTGTTCAATATCAAATCCTAGTTGCACTTGTTGATTAAATTCACTTAAACCAATATTGGAAGTTAGAATAATAATAGTATTTTTGAAGTTAATTATTTTACCGCCAGCATCAGTCAAGTGACCGTCTTCCAAGATGGGTAGGAGGAGATTAAATACATCAGGATGAGCTTTTTCAATTTCATCAAAGAGAACGACGGAGTATGGTTGGTGTTTAACGCGATCAGTTAGTGTGCCTTTGTCTTTATAACCAACATAACCAGCGGGTGCGCCAATTAATTTACTAATATTAAAACTCTCAGCGAATTCCGACATATCAACGCGAATTAACGCGTCATTACGACCAAAAAATTCACGGGCCAATACTTTAGCCGTTTCCGTTTTACCAATGCCCGAGGGGCCTAAGAAGATAAAAGAACCGATTGGGCGGTTAGGATTACCCAAACCCGTTTGTGATCGTCTAATGCTTTGGGCGAGAGCTTGTAAGGCCTCGTCCTGACCAATAATATATTTAGCCAGCTCATTTTCTAAATTTAGTAATCTATTTTTTTCGTCCAATGCCAAATCTTTGAGCGGGATCCGCGTCATACGACTGATAACCAATTTTATTTCCGTGGCGGTAATTTGACCAAGATTTTTGTGGCTTACTCGCTCGCTATCAATAGTCAGTTTATCTAATTGTTTATTTAAATCATTTTCTTTATCCTTAATAATCAAAGCCTGATTAAAATTCTCTTGCTGGATCGCTGTTTCTTTATCCTTAATTATTTGTTTAATATTATCTTGAAGCTTTTTTATTTTTTTGGCCCGACCATCACGCGTGGCTTCAACCTTCAGTTTGGATGCCGCCTCATCAATCAAATCAATAGCTTTATCCGGTAAATATTTATCTTGTAAGTAGCGAATGCTTAAATCAACTGCCGCCGTGACAGCCTCGGCGGTAATAGTTACACCATGATATTTTTCATAGTTTTCTTTGAGACCGACTAGAATAGCAATGGCTTCTTCCCTGGTGGACTCTTTAATAATAATTGGCTGAAAACGTCTTTCAAAGGCCGGATCGGATTCAATATGTTTTTTGTATTCTTCCATTGTCGTTGCACCAATACAACGCAGATGACCGCGCGCTAATTCCGGCTTGAGAATATTGGCGGCATCTAGTGATCCGCCAGTGGCTCCGGCACCCATGAGATTATGAATCTCATCAATAAAAAGAATAATATTTTTATTCTTTTTTATTTCCTCAACAATATTTTTTACTCTTTTTTCAAATTCTCCACGGTACATAGTGCCGGCAATAGTAGAGCCTAAATCCAAACTGAGTATTTTTTTATTGATTAGAACATCAGGTACTTGGCCCTTGGTGATTCTTTTGGCCAAGCCTTCAATAATAGCTGTTTTACCGACACCAGGATCGCCTAAGACAATAGGATTATTTTTGGTACGACGGGAAAGAATTTGGATCAGCCGATCAATCTCTGCTTCGCGGCCAATGACTGGATCTATTTCTTTTTGAACATCTTCATCAGTCAGATCGGTGGTGAATGAAGATAAATTCATTTCTTGTTTTTCTTGCCCCAGCAGTATTTTTTCCAGTTCATTATCGCCGGTAAAGCCGTCTTGGTTGTTTTTGTTTTGTTGGCTAGTGAGGTCACCGAATTTAGAGGTACTTTTGAGAATCGTTAACACATGTTCTTTGATAGCACTTAAACTAATACCCTTACTACCCAAGAGCTTTAATAAGTTAGCGTCTGGACTGCTGGCTAGACTAGCTAGTAGATGTTCGGTACCGATATAACGATGATTGTTTTCGTAAGCTAGGGTAGCCGACTTCTCAATAATTTTTTGGGTACTAGCGGTAAGAGTTGGTAAACCATCATTAATATTGTGATGATCGCCTAGGACTACTAAAATATCTTTAGCCTCGGTGCTGGTAAATTTATTTTTGGCTAAGATATCAGCAGCAATACTACCCTTTTCTATGCTGAGGGCATAGAGTAAATGCAGGGGTTCAACCGATTGATTTCGTAGATTAATGGCTAGTTCTTGGGCGGTAACTAGTACTTTTTTGAAGTGATTGGAAAAGTGTTCAAAAGTATCGCCAAAGTTGTTGATATTATCGTAAATATTATTCATTATATTAGTAGGTAAATTAATAAGCTGTAAGTTACATAATAGTAAGTTTACAGATTTTGTCAATCATAAAAAAAGCTACCGTTTAACTGGTAGCTTGAATTTGTGAAGTACTATTTACTGAGTCGATACTCTCTTTCATTGACACCGTGTAAGTAAGCGTCAGTTGTCCAGAGTTCAACTTTGACAACATCACCTTTTTTCCAGGTAACACTTTTGTTGTTAATTGCCAGAAAATTTTCGCCGGTTTTTACATCTTGCAGACTGATGTATTGCTGTCCACCTTTTTCTATTATTCGTTCACTGAGAACAAGACAACGTTTATGTGTTGGCGTACCGGCAGCTAAACCAATTAAGACAATTATTAGAAAATAGGTGATCAAGCAGGAAATTGCTATTAGTGTCATTTTTTTGTTATTGACGATATTATCCGTTTTGGGTTTCAAGTTTTGTTTCTCCTAATTGTTTTTGATGACTGATTTGATTGATTTCGTGATTGATGAAAGATAATAATGTTAAATTGCAACACGGGCAGCGTGATTCTGTTGTTGGATTGTTTATTACCACTTGTTTGTAGCTATGAATCCAGTTTCGTCGCAGACTAATAGGGCAAATAAGTGTAGAGTTAATAGAAGTATTAGCTGAATCATTAGTCGCTATTGATGCGGATAAACCCATAAGCACTCCATATTTTATTGATAAAAAACTTATAATAATTTAGATTAGCATAAACACTCTTGTGAGTCAAGATTAATCAAGCTATAATTACTCCATGATGAATAACAAATATTTTTTTATTTTAGGAAATAATCCAGCGCTATCTCTGATAGAGATTTTAGCCGTTGCCCAACAGCAACAGATAATGATTAAATTGATCGATTATTTTGATTATGTACTTTTGGTACAGATGGATCAGGAGTTTGATTTTTCTATTTTGGGTGGATCAATTAAATTTGGTACTTTATTAGATGGTAGCGAGCAATATGATTGG contains:
- a CDS encoding ATP-dependent Clp protease ATP-binding subunit ClpC — its product is MNNIYDNINNFGDTFEHFSNHFKKVLVTAQELAINLRNQSVEPLHLLYALSIEKGSIAADILAKNKFTSTEAKDILVVLGDHHNINDGLPTLTASTQKIIEKSATLAYENNHRYIGTEHLLASLASSPDANLLKLLGSKGISLSAIKEHVLTILKSTSKFGDLTSQQNKNNQDGFTGDNELEKILLGQEKQEMNLSSFTTDLTDEDVQKEIDPVIGREAEIDRLIQILSRRTKNNPIVLGDPGVGKTAIIEGLAKRITKGQVPDVLINKKILSLDLGSTIAGTMYRGEFEKRVKNIVEEIKKNKNIILFIDEIHNLMGAGATGGSLDAANILKPELARGHLRCIGATTMEEYKKHIESDPAFERRFQPIIIKESTREEAIAILVGLKENYEKYHGVTITAEAVTAAVDLSIRYLQDKYLPDKAIDLIDEAASKLKVEATRDGRAKKIKKLQDNIKQIIKDKETAIQQENFNQALIIKDKENDLNKQLDKLTIDSERVSHKNLGQITATEIKLVISRMTRIPLKDLALDEKNRLLNLENELAKYIIGQDEALQALAQSIRRSQTGLGNPNRPIGSFIFLGPSGIGKTETAKVLAREFFGRNDALIRVDMSEFAESFNISKLIGAPAGYVGYKDKGTLTDRVKHQPYSVVLFDEIEKAHPDVFNLLLPILEDGHLTDAGGKIINFKNTIIILTSNIGLSEFNQQVQLGFDIEQQKEQELLSKYQELSVKILADLKEYFRPEFLNRIDDTIIFKPLSKKDMLKIAKLQISELLSRLLKQKLQAQISTKTFNFIVEKGFSSEQGARGIRRAIQDYLEVPLANKLLSDPLTENSMIKISVNKDKILVN